A region of Colletotrichum higginsianum IMI 349063 chromosome 10, whole genome shotgun sequence DNA encodes the following proteins:
- a CDS encoding Acetyltransferase, producing the protein MPIEIQTVVEADLRRCAEIEHLAFAESSSNKLLFPGPLPEDFLGLQASDLAKKVREDPSVRMFKAVDTALSGDEAIIAWSKFNVYPDGMPVPKPRVWGPGSNEEACNQLFGGMDRMRERLMAGKPSVYLHILVTDPKHQRRGAGLQLLTPVMQEAVRLGVPVYLESSEPGHPLYTKAGFKDVEEHRVDFSKFGASKPHLSWAMIWELPNRRCP; encoded by the exons ATGCCTATCGAGATTCAGACTGTTGTCGAGGCCGATCTGCGGCGATGTGCCGAGATTGAGCATTTGGCGTTCGCCGAGAGCTCATCCAACAAGTTGCTATTCCCCGGCCCTTTGCCTGAGGATTTCCTGGGGCTTCAAGCCAGTGATCTGGCCAAAAAAGTACGAGAGGATCCAAGCGTGCGCATGTTCAAGGCAGTGGACACTGCGCTCTCGGGCGACGAAGCGATCATTGCGTGGAGCAAATTCAACGTGTATCCTGACGGCATGCCGGTGCCAAAGCCACGCGTCTGGGGCCCGGGCAGCAACGAGGAGGCGTGCAATCAGCTGTTTGGCGGCATGGACAGGATGCGCGAGCGTTTGATGGCAGGCAAGCCGTCCGTTT ACCTCCACATCCTGGTGACGGACCCAAAGCACCAGCGGCGCGGGGCGGGATTGCAGCTGCTGACGCCCGTGATGCAAGAAGCTGTTCGGCTGGGCGTGCCCGTGTATCTGGAGTCATCAGAGCCCGGGCATCCTCTGTACACCAAGGCTGGGTTCAAGGATGTCGAAGAGCATCGGGTCGACTTTAGCAAGTTTGGCGCATCGAAGCCTCACCTGTCGTGGGCCATGATCTGGGAGCTGCCGAACCGACGATGTCCTTAA